The Brassica napus cultivar Da-Ae chromosome C7, Da-Ae, whole genome shotgun sequence genome has a segment encoding these proteins:
- the LOC106371053 gene encoding 14-3-3-like protein GF14 omega, with protein sequence MAVPSREDLVYMAKLAEQAERYEEMVQFMEKVSAATDGSELTIEERNLLSVAYKNLIGARRASWRIISSIEQKEESRGNVERVKTIRDYKAKIESELSGICDGILKLLDSTLVPSAASEESKVFYLKMKGDYYRYLAEFKIGKERDAAADNTLAAYESAQDNAKGLASTHPIRLGLALNFSVFYYEILESPDRACNLAKTAFDAAIAELDTLGEESYKDSTLIIQLLRDNLALWTSDMQDESADEIKEAAAAPKPTEEQK encoded by the exons ATGGCGGTTCCGTCGCGGGAGGATCTTGTATACATGGCTAAGCTTGCGGAGCAGGCGGAGAGGTACGAAGAGATGGTCCAATTCATGGAGAAAGTCTCCGCCGCAACAGATGGTAGCGAGCTCACAATCGAGGAGCGAAACCTCCTCTCCGTCGCCTACAAGAACCTGATCGGCGCTCGCCGCGCCTCGTGGAGAATCATCTCTTCGATCGAGCAGAAAGAGGAGAGCCGCGGCAACGTCGAGCGCGTCAAAACGATCCGTGACTACAAGGCTAAGATCGAATCGGAGCTCTCGGGGATCTGCGACGGAATCCTAAAGCTGCTCGACTCTACGCTCGTCCCTTCCGCTGCTTCCGAGGAATCCAAGGTCTTCTACCTCAAGATGAAAGGTGACTACTACAGGTACTTGGCCGAGTTCAAAATCGGTAAAGAGAGAGACGCCGCCGCGGATAACACCCTCGCCGCTTACGAATCTGCTCAG GACAATGCTAAGGGGCTTGCTTCAACTCACCCTATCCGTCTTGGTTTGGCTTTGAACTTCTCTGTGTTCTATTACGAGATCCTTGAGTCTCCTGACCGTGCCTGCAACCTCGCTAAAACG GCTTTTGATGCTGCTATTGCTGAGTTAGACACTCTAGGGGAAGAGTCATACAAGGATAGCACTTTGATCATTCAGCTTCTCCGTGACAACCTCGCTCTCTGGACATCTGACATGCAG GATGAATCTGCAGACGAGATCAAGGAAGCAGCTGCAGCTCCGAAGCCAACAGAAGAGCAGAAGTGA
- the LOC106369446 gene encoding verprolin: protein MTNDKNKNSSSSPPAKRPKKCSNCPGAKVYTSNKAEYKSMVRRLTSTLPGSSGQTSLRVPTQAQVSNPQPIRLNDASIPPGSSGQTSLRVTTQARVSNPQPIRLNGASIPPGPSGQTGHRLPTQARVSNPRPIGLNDAIILPVSSGQTRLLFPTQAHVSNHRLIRLYDAPPNGYPVAQSSSASRPLPFPFPTVSMRPRTSAAETTTDQASSSRPSPPSPPLPPSVPTMLPTSPQAVWSPPPAPLVPAKFPEVPPSLPAATPVPPSPPREQGEMERAAYMQSVENILMADDDDFNLDALMAPLPYVTGIINEEQHWENVPPQVLTNQPSGSLNVPDPQNGRTMPASEHGSNSLSENVAPQVHATSPSVSLPVPGFTYDGLEMENILPPVPAWSPSMNRLNGPNYQHMLPDGIAPPVHATLPSNSQNGLGSSNVPPPATFKYGCLQGGPHSQNIVPSDNIPPPVAPSGPNHQNDHQQLGNALPSESQLGWPNPHNGLQQGTVPENVPSGSSDLFNYSTTYEEKQRLLEQMGFGTVPSWDLD, encoded by the coding sequence atgACGAATGACAAAAACAAGAATTCATCAAGCTCTCCTCCTGCAAAACGACCCAAGAAGTGTAGCAATTGCCCTGGTGCAAAGGTATATACTTCGAACAAAGCTGAATACAAGTCGATGGTTCGTAGACTCACGAGCACTCTTCCAGGGTCATCTGGTCAAACCAGTCTACGTGTTCCGACACAGGCTCAGGTTAGCAATCCTCAGCCAATCAGGCTAAATGACGCTTCTATTCCTCCAGGCTCATCGGGACAAACCAGTCTTCGTGTTACGACACAGGCTCGTGTTAGCAATCCTCAGCCTATCAGGCTAAACGGCGCTTCTATTCCTCCAGGCCCATCGGGACAAACCGGTCACCGTCTTCCGACACAGGCTCGTGTTAGCAATCCTCGGCCAATCGGGCTAAATGACGCTATTATTCTTCCAGTCTCATCGGGACAAACCAGACTCCTTTTTCCAACACAGGCTCATGTTAGCAATCATCGGTTAATCAGGCTATATGACGCTCCACCTAATGGGTACCCGGTGGCACAATCGTCATCAGCTTCACGGCCCCTTCCGTTTCCATTCCCAACGGTTTCGATGCGGCCTCGCACCTCAGCGGCTGAAACAACCACCGATCAAGCGTCCTCCTCACGGCCTTCTCCGCCGTCGCCTCCATTACCACCGTCGGTTCCGACAATGTTGCCGACGTCACCCCAAGCTGTATGGTCGCCACCACCGGCACCGTTGGTTCCAGCAAAGTTTCCGGAGGTACCACCTTCTTTGCCGGCGGCGACTCCGGTGCCGCCGTCTCCACCTCGAGAGCAAGGGGAAATGGAAAGGGCTGCTTATATGCAGTCCGTTGAGAACATTCTGATGGCAGACGACGATGATTTTAATTTGGATGCGTTAATGGCTCCACTTCCCTATGTAACTGGAATCATTAACGAGGAGCAGCACTGGGAGAACGTGCCACCACAGGTTCTGACGAACCAACCGTCGGGAAGTCTAAACGTGCCCGATCCTCAGAATGGTCGCACGATGCCAGCGTCGGAACATGGCTCCAATTCTCTGTCTGAGAACGTTGCACCACAGGTTCATGCAACGTCACCGTCTGTAAGTCTACCTGTGCCTGGTTTTACGTATGATGGTCTAGAAATGGAGAATATTCTTCCACCTGTTCCTGCATGGTCACCGTCAATGAATCGACTAAACGGGCCTAATTATCAGCACATGTTGCCAGATGGCATTGCACCACCCGTTCATGCAACGTTACCATCTAATTCTCAGAACGGTTTAGGATCCAGTAATGTCCCACCACCAGCGACATTTAAGTACGGGTGTCTACAAGGAGGGCCTCATTCTCAGAACATTGTGCCATCTGATAACATCCCACCACCGGTTGCACCGTCCGGGCCTAATCATCAGAATGATCATCAACAGTTGGGGAATGCTTTACCATCTGAGAGTCAACTAGGTTGGCCTAATCCTCATAACGGTTTACAACAAGGGACTGTTCCGGAAAATGTACCTTCTGGTAGTTCAGATTTGTTTAATTATTCCACCACCTATGAAGAAAAGCAGCGTCTCCTTGAACAAATGGGTTTTGGAACTGTACCATCATGGGATTTAGATTAG